In Pseudomonadales bacterium, the genomic window TCAAGAAGATGAGGCTACATGCCATGGCCCATCACCACCAGCAACACCTTCAAGGCCAGCAACACGATCAATGGACCAATGACGAATACCTGGCCATGCTCATTGACCATGAGTGGGAAGACCGCCAACAACGCAAGACAGACCGACTGATCAAGAATGCAGCCATGCGTCAACAAGCTACTCTGGCTGAAGTAGACTATCACCATGCCAGAAGTCTCAATAAAAATGCCTTTGAAAGGATCGCTTCTCTGGAGTTCATCAACAAAAAGGAGAACATCATCATTACTGGACCTTCAGGAGTGGGTAAAAGCTATCTGAGTCAGGCTCTTGGGCATCAGGCCTGCTTGATGGATCATCGGGTCTATTACCAGATTACTGCCCGGCTCTTCACCAGACTCAAACTGGCTAAGGTCGATGGTACTTATCTCAAAGAACTCAACAAACTCAGTAAGGCTACCTTGCTCATCCTTGATGATTTTGGTCTCCAGGCACTTGACAACCAGGTGAAGTACTCCCCATTTATAGGACAGGAATTAAGTAAAGTTAAGTTAGATATTTAAAGAATCAATTATTATTATAGTTTATAACGCTATCTAGATGAGGGGGTCTGGGGGAGACTCATAACTTGTGGATAACTGTGGATAAGTCCAGATTTATCATGCAGCCACCTTTTTTGCCTGTTGATAGTACATACCAGGAACCTCATCATCAATCGAACTGTGCCTTCTTTCGTGATTGTAGAATTTGAAGTATTGCTTCAAGCCCCGGAAACAATCCAGGCCATCCTCTGCCGGGTTCAGATAAACATGCTCGTATTTGAGACTTCTCCAAAGCCTCTCAATAAACACATTATCAATTGCTCTTCCTTTACCATCCATGCTTAATCGGATACCGAATTGATCCGAAGTAACGAAGCTTGTGAAGACCTCTGAGGTAAACTGACTGCCTTGGTCAGTATTGAGGATTTCAGGAGTACCATGAGCCTCTATGGCTTCTCTTAGCGTTTCTTTGCACCACTCTGCTTGCATGGTATTACTCAAAGACCAGCCTACCACAAAACGGCTGTAAAGGTCAATGATAGCCACCAGGTAGAGGTATCCACCCTTCACAGGAATATAGGTGATGTCAATTCCCCAAACCTGATTGGGTCTGGTTATTTTCAGGTTTTTGAGTAAATAAGGGTAGATACGGTTCTTTTTGGAAGGTTTAGAAGTATTAGGTTTGGGAGCCATTCCTTCAATTCCCAGGATCTTATAGAGCCTTCTGATACGCTTCTCA contains:
- a CDS encoding ATP-binding protein, encoding MNNHQTLEKLKKMRLHAMAHHHQQHLQGQQHDQWTNDEYLAMLIDHEWEDRQQRKTDRLIKNAAMRQQATLAEVDYHHARSLNKNAFERIASLEFINKKENIIITGPSGVGKSYLSQALGHQACLMDHRVYYQITARLFTRLKLAKVDGTYLKELNKLSKATLLILDDFGLQALDNQVKYSPFIGQELSKVKLDI
- a CDS encoding IS3 family transposase, with product MNHSSRERREKVSDNHPSLSIARQCRLLSVARSMHYYQPKKESDLNLELMKAIDAEHLKHPFKGVKRMAVWLNKDQGHQVNEKRIRRLYKILGIEGMAPKPNTSKPSKKNRIYPYLLKNLKITRPNQVWGIDITYIPVKGGYLYLVAIIDLYSRFVVGWSLSNTMQAEWCKETLREAIEAHGTPEILNTDQGSQFTSEVFTSFVTSDQFGIRLSMDGKGRAIDNVFIERLWRSLKYEHVYLNPAEDGLDCFRGLKQYFKFYNHERRHSSIDDEVPGMYYQQAKKVAA